Proteins co-encoded in one Halorussus vallis genomic window:
- the purH gene encoding bifunctional phosphoribosylaminoimidazolecarboxamide formyltransferase/IMP cyclohydrolase, whose translation MTRIAGLASNRGRNLLNVADRAPGGAELGVVLTNDADAPVLDAAAERGIPTEVVEREADESRESHERRILDALESYDFELVCLDGYMRVLTGEFVENAPLTLNVHPSLLPAFPGMDAHEQVLEAGVKTTGCTVHVVTEEVDAGPIVTQEPIPVYEGDDESDLKERVLYEGEFKAYPRAVKWFAEGRLDVADDLSAVSVEGDEDGRFPAREVRTADRAADLRYGENPHQDAALYADTTSEEANVVSAPQLNEGAKGMGYNNYNDADGALNLVKEFDRPAAAVIKHTNPAGCATADTLAEAYERALATDPKSAFGGIVALNRECDEATASQVVDSFKEVVVAPGYTDDALETLREKQNLRVLDVGSEVDFGEVTETTTEKDLVGGHLVQERDLQAPTREDLNVVTDREPTDEQFETMLFAWRTVKHVKSNAILFAKGTETVGVGAGQVSRVDAVEIAKMKAEKDAEGKTAEGAVMASDAFFPFPDGIEAAAEAGIEAVIQPGGSVNDEDVVEAANEHGMAMAFTGSRCFKHD comes from the coding sequence ATGACACGAATCGCCGGACTCGCCAGCAATCGCGGACGGAACTTGCTGAACGTCGCCGACCGAGCGCCCGGCGGGGCCGAACTTGGCGTCGTGCTGACGAACGACGCTGACGCGCCCGTGCTGGACGCCGCCGCCGAGCGCGGAATCCCCACGGAGGTCGTCGAGCGCGAGGCCGACGAGAGCCGCGAGAGCCACGAGCGCCGCATCCTCGACGCCTTGGAGAGCTACGACTTCGAGTTGGTCTGTCTCGACGGTTACATGCGGGTACTGACCGGAGAGTTCGTCGAGAACGCGCCGCTGACGCTGAACGTCCACCCCTCCCTGCTCCCGGCGTTCCCCGGGATGGACGCCCACGAGCAGGTGCTCGAAGCGGGCGTGAAGACCACCGGATGTACGGTCCACGTCGTCACCGAGGAGGTCGACGCCGGCCCCATCGTGACCCAGGAACCGATTCCGGTCTACGAGGGTGACGACGAGAGCGACCTGAAAGAGCGCGTGCTCTACGAGGGCGAGTTCAAGGCCTACCCCCGCGCCGTGAAGTGGTTCGCCGAGGGACGCCTCGACGTCGCGGACGACCTGAGCGCGGTCAGCGTCGAGGGCGACGAGGACGGCCGGTTCCCGGCCCGCGAGGTCCGGACGGCCGACCGCGCCGCCGACCTGCGCTACGGCGAGAACCCCCACCAGGACGCGGCGCTCTACGCCGACACGACCTCCGAGGAGGCCAACGTCGTCTCCGCCCCGCAACTGAACGAGGGCGCGAAGGGCATGGGGTACAACAACTACAACGACGCCGACGGCGCGCTCAACCTCGTCAAGGAGTTCGACCGCCCCGCGGCGGCGGTCATCAAGCACACCAACCCCGCCGGTTGCGCCACGGCCGACACCCTCGCCGAGGCCTACGAGCGCGCGCTGGCGACCGACCCCAAGAGCGCCTTCGGCGGCATCGTCGCCCTCAATCGGGAGTGCGACGAGGCGACCGCGAGCCAGGTCGTCGACTCATTCAAGGAGGTCGTTGTCGCGCCGGGGTACACCGACGACGCGCTGGAGACGCTCCGAGAGAAGCAGAACCTGCGAGTGCTCGACGTAGGGAGCGAGGTCGACTTCGGCGAGGTTACGGAGACGACCACCGAGAAGGACCTCGTCGGCGGCCACCTCGTCCAGGAACGGGACCTGCAGGCGCCGACCCGCGAGGACCTCAACGTGGTCACCGACCGCGAACCCACCGACGAGCAGTTCGAGACGATGCTGTTCGCCTGGCGGACCGTCAAGCACGTCAAGTCCAACGCCATCCTGTTCGCGAAGGGCACCGAGACGGTCGGCGTCGGCGCGGGCCAGGTTTCGCGGGTCGACGCGGTCGAGATCGCGAAGATGAAGGCCGAGAAGGACGCCGAGGGCAAGACCGCCGAGGGCGCGGTGATGGCCTCCGACGCCTTCTTCCCGTTCCCGGACGGCATCGAGGCCGCCGCCGAGGCGGGCATCGAGGCCGTGATTCAGCCCGGCGGGTCGGTCAACGACGAGGACGTCGTCGAAGCCGCGAACGAACACGGCATGGCGATGGCGTTCACCGGGAGCAGGTGTTTCAAGCACGATTGA
- the purB gene encoding adenylosuccinate lyase, with the protein MNPLYAVSPLDGRYAGRTEPLREYASEAALVRARVQVEVEYLLALADLDVTPLEIDADDRAELRALYEEFDEDDAALVKQIETEGYGDYSATNHDVKAVEYFVREGLPEGLDAASWIHFALTSEDVNNLAYRLLVKGAVEEVMLPELSEIRESLADLAHEYADVPMLARTHGQPATPTTFGKEMAVFAARLGRAKGRVKDARDGLQGKLAGASGTYAAHVAAYPDVDWRAFAREFVEGLGFEQAPVTTQVNPCDDLAELFDALRGANNVLFDLDRDAWRYVSDRYLGQEAAAGETGSSTMPHKVNPIDFENSEGNLSKANSDLVFLGDYVTSSRLQRDLSDSTVKRNIGAAFAYCLLGYVKLQDGLSKVVPNEQVMREELDATPEIIGEAVQTILRREGHDDAYERVKDLTRGQRVTLEDFRDLFADLDVDDETRKELLALTPAGYTGVASEMVEDVD; encoded by the coding sequence ATGAACCCCCTCTACGCCGTGTCGCCGCTGGACGGTCGCTACGCCGGCCGGACCGAACCGCTCCGGGAGTACGCGAGCGAGGCCGCGCTCGTGCGCGCCCGCGTGCAAGTCGAAGTTGAGTATCTGCTCGCGCTCGCCGACCTCGACGTCACACCGCTGGAAATCGACGCCGACGACCGGGCCGAACTCCGCGCCCTCTACGAGGAGTTCGACGAGGACGACGCCGCGCTGGTCAAGCAGATCGAAACCGAGGGCTACGGCGACTACTCGGCGACGAACCACGACGTGAAGGCCGTCGAGTACTTCGTCCGCGAGGGGCTGCCCGAGGGCCTCGACGCGGCGTCGTGGATTCACTTCGCGCTCACGAGCGAGGACGTCAACAACCTCGCGTACCGCCTGCTCGTGAAGGGTGCGGTCGAGGAGGTCATGCTGCCGGAACTCAGCGAGATTCGCGAATCGCTCGCGGACCTCGCCCACGAGTACGCCGACGTGCCGATGCTCGCGCGCACTCACGGCCAGCCCGCGACCCCCACGACGTTCGGCAAGGAGATGGCGGTCTTCGCCGCTCGCCTAGGGAGAGCCAAGGGTCGGGTGAAGGACGCCCGCGACGGCCTCCAGGGCAAACTCGCCGGCGCGTCGGGCACCTACGCCGCCCACGTCGCGGCCTACCCCGACGTCGACTGGCGGGCGTTCGCCCGCGAGTTCGTCGAGGGACTGGGCTTCGAGCAGGCGCCCGTCACGACCCAGGTCAACCCCTGCGACGACCTCGCGGAACTGTTCGACGCGCTCCGGGGCGCGAACAACGTCCTGTTCGACCTCGACCGCGACGCCTGGCGCTACGTCAGCGACCGCTACCTCGGCCAGGAGGCCGCAGCGGGCGAAACCGGCTCCTCGACGATGCCCCACAAGGTCAACCCCATCGACTTCGAGAACAGCGAGGGGAACCTCTCGAAAGCCAACTCCGACCTCGTCTTCCTCGGCGACTACGTCACCTCCTCGCGGCTCCAGCGGGACCTCTCGGACTCGACGGTCAAGCGCAACATCGGCGCGGCGTTCGCCTACTGCCTGCTGGGCTACGTCAAACTTCAGGACGGCCTCTCGAAGGTCGTCCCGAACGAGCAGGTCATGCGCGAGGAACTGGACGCGACCCCCGAAATCATCGGCGAGGCGGTCCAGACGATTCTGCGCCGGGAAGGTCACGACGACGCCTACGAACGCGTGAAGGACCTGACTCGGGGTCAGCGCGTCACGCTCGAAGACTTCCGGGACCTCTTCGCGGATCTGGACGTGGACGACGAAACCCGCAAGGAACTGCTGGCGCTCACGCCCGCGGGCTACACGGGCGTCGCGAGCGAGATGGTCGAGGACGTCGACTGA
- a CDS encoding M48 family metallopeptidase gives MNVVATVRAIVLVYGAMLFGFFALTRLAGRLALRKRPSKAAAELRSLELSMSLCAGIAIVLVGIPTGLLAVLDVLTQRIPVVGSTPIQNALFSTSVVFGPVLAGHVVVTLATLPLWRELKDIDVSARSAVRNATVRYAAFVGPKLGLFLLAGAFEPGLTLVAVTAAAYVAYGAVAPVLVERLNDTRALDPDERDVLGEIADREIPVRVIDASDAKQAQGYAAGVVPGWRCVYLTDFLLDELPDAEIRAVAEHEFAHLRRGHLLLRKGLYCLLVVGVALVIADLSADGLLLLALFGIPLWLVIAAVARWTEYDADRVAAEAASPDAMAWALDILAERNLIPREYGRVGRLLSKYPSVERRTTRLSE, from the coding sequence ATGAACGTCGTCGCGACGGTCCGCGCCATCGTGCTCGTCTACGGAGCGATGCTGTTCGGCTTCTTCGCACTCACCCGACTCGCGGGCAGACTAGCGCTTCGAAAACGGCCGTCGAAGGCGGCGGCCGAACTGCGGTCGCTGGAACTCAGCATGAGCCTCTGCGCCGGCATCGCCATCGTCCTCGTGGGTATCCCGACGGGGTTGCTGGCCGTGCTCGACGTTCTGACCCAGCGGATTCCGGTGGTCGGGTCGACGCCGATACAGAATGCGCTCTTCTCGACGAGCGTAGTGTTCGGCCCCGTGCTGGCGGGCCACGTCGTCGTCACCCTCGCCACGCTTCCCCTCTGGCGCGAGTTGAAGGACATCGACGTCTCCGCGCGGTCGGCGGTGCGAAACGCGACGGTCCGGTACGCCGCGTTCGTCGGCCCGAAACTCGGCCTGTTCCTGCTGGCCGGGGCGTTCGAACCGGGGCTCACCCTGGTCGCGGTGACCGCCGCGGCGTACGTCGCCTACGGGGCCGTGGCACCCGTGCTGGTCGAACGACTGAACGACACCCGGGCACTCGACCCGGACGAGCGCGACGTCCTGGGGGAGATTGCCGACCGCGAGATACCGGTTCGCGTCATCGACGCGAGCGACGCCAAGCAAGCCCAGGGGTACGCCGCCGGCGTCGTTCCCGGATGGAGATGCGTCTACCTCACCGACTTCCTCCTCGACGAACTTCCGGATGCCGAGATACGAGCGGTCGCGGAACACGAGTTCGCGCACCTCCGTCGCGGCCACCTCCTGCTCCGAAAGGGCCTGTACTGTCTGCTCGTCGTCGGGGTGGCGCTGGTGATCGCCGACCTCTCCGCCGATGGACTGCTGTTACTCGCCCTATTCGGTATCCCGCTCTGGCTGGTCATCGCCGCCGTCGCCCGCTGGACCGAGTACGACGCCGACCGCGTCGCCGCCGAGGCCGCAAGCCCCGACGCGATGGCCTGGGCGCTCGACATCCTCGCGGAACGCAATCTCATTCCGAGGGAGTACGGCCGCGTCGGCCGCCTGTTGTCGAAGTACCCGTCCGTCGAGCGCCGGACGACCAGGCTGTCGGAGTGA
- a CDS encoding M20 family metallopeptidase translates to MSAAPEFDPVAFLETAVRTPSDEDVSEMRSLLVETLEDAGVEVRVDDAGNTLAVRAAGANRARGSTSDDSAESAGPHVVLNTHIDTVPPHVLYERDGDVIRGRGSCDAKGPLAALLAAFLAVEPERGRVTLAVTPDEETLSKGAAALSFDREPDAVVVGEPTDLDVCNAAKGRFQATVTARGANAHAAEPQEGTNAVRAAGDLLAALDSFSEREDALSESDALGPPTLTPTTVEGGTATNQVPAECSFVVDRRSVPPETAEEFRSGLETHLRAAAPEDVGVDVDLTDRETPFLAAFETPANSPLVETLRDASGGDVRPFRAATEASYFAELAPTVVFGPGVLADDKGAVAHAPREYVRASDVERAAEAVEATLSSLVR, encoded by the coding sequence ATGAGCGCCGCCCCGGAGTTCGACCCTGTGGCGTTCCTCGAAACCGCTGTCCGGACGCCCTCCGACGAGGACGTGTCCGAGATGCGGTCGCTGCTGGTCGAGACGCTCGAAGACGCCGGCGTCGAGGTCCGCGTCGACGACGCCGGGAACACGCTCGCGGTTCGCGCCGCCGGCGCGAACCGCGCTCGCGGTTCGACGTCCGACGACAGCGCCGAGTCCGCCGGCCCGCACGTCGTCCTGAACACCCACATCGACACCGTCCCGCCCCACGTCCTCTACGAACGCGACGGCGACGTGATTCGCGGCCGGGGGTCCTGCGACGCGAAGGGACCGCTGGCGGCGCTGCTCGCGGCGTTTCTGGCCGTGGAACCCGAACGCGGCAGGGTCACCCTCGCGGTGACGCCCGACGAGGAGACCCTCTCGAAAGGGGCGGCGGCGCTCTCGTTCGACCGCGAACCCGACGCCGTCGTCGTGGGTGAGCCGACCGACCTCGACGTCTGCAACGCCGCGAAGGGGCGCTTCCAGGCGACCGTGACCGCGCGCGGGGCCAACGCCCACGCCGCCGAACCCCAGGAGGGGACCAACGCCGTCCGGGCGGCCGGCGACCTGCTGGCGGCGCTCGACTCCTTCTCCGAGCGCGAGGACGCACTTTCCGAGAGCGACGCGCTCGGTCCGCCGACGCTGACGCCCACGACCGTCGAGGGTGGAACCGCCACGAACCAGGTGCCCGCCGAGTGTTCGTTCGTGGTCGACCGCCGGTCGGTCCCGCCCGAGACGGCCGAGGAGTTCCGGTCGGGCCTGGAGACCCACCTGCGCGCCGCCGCGCCCGAGGACGTCGGAGTCGACGTCGACCTGACCGACCGCGAGACGCCGTTCCTCGCGGCGTTCGAAACGCCCGCCAACTCCCCGCTCGTCGAGACGCTCCGGGATGCCAGCGGCGGCGACGTTCGACCGTTCCGGGCGGCGACGGAGGCCTCCTACTTCGCGGAACTCGCCCCGACGGTCGTGTTCGGGCCGGGCGTGCTGGCCGACGACAAAGGCGCGGTCGCCCACGCTCCGCGCGAGTACGTCCGGGCGTCGGACGTCGAACGCGCGGCCGAAGCGGTGGAAGCGACCCTCTCCTCGCTGGTTCGCTGA
- the dapF gene encoding diaminopimelate epimerase, producing MSIAYEKYHGTSNDFVIVDADEYVPDRGAFAREICDRRDGVGADGVLFLALESRFSPPRVVMTLVQPDGSTAAMCGNGARCAAKWAAERTGASVVMLDTQAGTRRAEVDGTSVTVEMGTPSFAPADVPLAGGDPLVAESVEGVEVTAVNTSVPHAVAFVDDVEAVNVEEVAPAVRSADVFPEGANVTFASRRDDGGFDQRTFERGVEGETQSCGTGAVAVVAAARRLGRLDDGPEPGEQVAVHPPGGRLDVTLPETGDAMLSGPVEREFGDELSSIPETRQITRA from the coding sequence ATGAGCATCGCGTACGAGAAGTACCACGGCACGAGCAACGATTTCGTAATAGTAGACGCGGACGAGTACGTCCCCGACCGGGGCGCGTTCGCCCGGGAGATATGCGACCGACGCGACGGGGTGGGCGCCGACGGCGTCCTCTTCCTCGCGCTCGAATCGCGGTTCTCGCCGCCCCGCGTCGTGATGACGCTGGTCCAGCCCGACGGCTCGACCGCGGCGATGTGCGGCAACGGCGCGCGCTGCGCCGCGAAGTGGGCCGCCGAGCGCACGGGCGCGTCGGTCGTGATGCTCGACACCCAGGCCGGCACCCGCCGGGCGGAGGTCGACGGCACGAGCGTCACCGTCGAGATGGGCACCCCGTCGTTCGCGCCCGCCGACGTCCCGCTGGCCGGCGGCGACCCGTTGGTCGCCGAGTCGGTCGAGGGCGTCGAGGTGACCGCGGTCAACACCAGCGTCCCCCACGCCGTCGCGTTCGTCGACGACGTGGAGGCCGTGAACGTCGAGGAGGTCGCGCCCGCCGTGCGCAGCGCCGACGTCTTCCCGGAGGGCGCGAACGTCACGTTCGCCTCGCGCCGGGACGACGGCGGGTTCGACCAGCGGACCTTCGAGCGCGGCGTCGAGGGCGAAACCCAGTCCTGCGGCACCGGCGCGGTCGCCGTCGTCGCGGCCGCGCGCCGACTCGGCCGCCTCGACGACGGGCCGGAACCCGGCGAGCAGGTCGCGGTCCACCCGCCGGGCGGCCGCCTCGACGTGACTCTGCCCGAGACGGGCGACGCGATGCTGTCCGGTCCGGTCGAACGCGAGTTCGGCGACGAACTCTCCTCGATCCCGGAAACCCGACAGATCACGCGAGCATGA
- the lysA gene encoding diaminopimelate decarboxylase codes for MNATVRNPPVRRLADWDPERLETLADEHGTPLYVLDLDRVRENYRRLADAFPDAEVLYAAKANTARPVLQALADEGAGIECASAGELVRAIRAGVPGDRVHYTAVNPPATDLDRTVELAAGEPELTVTAGAADTVDRLADRGYDGRLCLRVNPGVGAGHHEKVRTGADAKFGVPAERAVDLLVEAAENFDVVGLHAHAGSGISGEDLSAHRELVSRMGDLAREVADAGIDLEFVDVGGGFGVPYAPDEEPLDLDAVAEATREALGEVDATLAVEPGRYLVADAGVLLTRVNTVKQGRETTVVGVGAGMTTLARPAIYDAHHEIRNLSAVGEQRPDRTVTVAGPVCESADTFGEHWLADPRRGDLLAIGNAGAYGYEMASQYNSRPRPASVVLAGDEATLARRRETIADVTEPEEQP; via the coding sequence ATGAACGCGACCGTCCGGAACCCGCCGGTGCGACGACTCGCCGACTGGGACCCCGAGCGACTCGAAACCCTCGCCGACGAACACGGCACGCCGCTGTACGTCCTCGACCTCGACCGGGTTCGGGAGAACTACCGGCGACTCGCCGACGCGTTCCCGGACGCCGAAGTGCTCTACGCGGCGAAGGCCAACACGGCTCGGCCGGTCCTCCAGGCGCTCGCCGACGAGGGTGCGGGCATCGAATGCGCGTCGGCCGGCGAACTGGTCCGCGCGATTCGGGCGGGCGTCCCCGGCGACCGGGTCCACTACACCGCGGTGAACCCGCCGGCGACCGACCTCGACCGCACGGTCGAACTCGCGGCCGGCGAGCCGGAACTCACCGTCACGGCCGGCGCGGCCGACACCGTCGACCGCCTCGCCGACCGGGGCTACGACGGCCGGCTCTGCCTGCGCGTGAACCCCGGCGTCGGCGCGGGCCACCACGAGAAGGTCCGGACCGGCGCCGACGCCAAGTTCGGCGTGCCCGCCGAGCGCGCGGTCGACCTCCTGGTCGAGGCCGCCGAGAACTTCGACGTGGTCGGTCTCCACGCCCACGCCGGCAGCGGCATCTCGGGCGAGGACCTGAGCGCCCACCGCGAACTCGTCTCGCGGATGGGCGACCTCGCGCGCGAGGTCGCCGACGCCGGAATCGACCTGGAGTTCGTCGACGTCGGCGGCGGCTTCGGCGTCCCCTACGCGCCCGACGAGGAGCCCCTCGATCTGGACGCGGTCGCCGAAGCCACTCGCGAGGCGCTCGGCGAGGTCGACGCGACCCTGGCGGTCGAACCCGGCCGTTACCTCGTCGCGGACGCCGGCGTCCTGCTCACCCGGGTCAACACCGTCAAGCAGGGCCGCGAGACCACGGTGGTCGGCGTCGGCGCGGGGATGACCACCCTCGCGCGCCCGGCCATCTACGACGCTCACCACGAGATACGGAACCTCTCGGCGGTCGGCGAGCAGCGTCCCGACCGGACGGTGACGGTCGCCGGCCCGGTCTGCGAGAGCGCGGACACCTTCGGCGAGCACTGGCTCGCTGACCCCCGGCGCGGCGACCTGCTGGCGATCGGCAACGCCGGGGCCTACGGCTACGAGATGGCCAGTCAGTACAACTCCCGCCCCCGTCCGGCGTCCGTCGTCTTGGCTGGCGACGAGGCGACGCTGGCGCGGCGGCGCGAAACGATTGCGGACGTAACGGAACCAGAGGAGCAACCATGA
- a CDS encoding 2,3,4,5-tetrahydropyridine-2,6-dicarboxylate N-succinyltransferase, translating into MSTGLQSEIEDLWRRYDDGDLSADSADTGDLETLGAFLDALEAGKVRAAEKRGGEWESNEWVKEGILLNFGLRDIEAREYGDVTYHDVLPLRRTDDLPGRGTRNTPDGTVLRRGAHVGANCILMSPSFVNVGAYVGDGTLVDSCDTVGSCAQIGENVKLGANTLVGGVLEPVEDAPVVVEDGASLGAGCRVTSGFVVGENSVVAENTLLTPRIPVYDLVEEEIVYGHLPPERRAFARMVESSVGDHDLFDGGAYKPAVVAMDVEETTLEGVEREEALRES; encoded by the coding sequence ATGAGCACGGGCCTCCAGTCCGAAATCGAGGACCTCTGGCGGCGCTACGACGACGGCGACCTGTCGGCCGACTCCGCCGACACCGGAGATCTCGAAACGCTCGGGGCGTTCCTCGACGCGCTCGAAGCCGGCAAGGTCCGGGCGGCCGAGAAGCGCGGCGGCGAGTGGGAGTCCAACGAGTGGGTCAAGGAGGGCATCCTGCTCAACTTCGGCCTGCGCGACATCGAGGCCCGCGAGTACGGCGACGTGACCTACCACGACGTGCTCCCGCTCCGTCGGACCGACGACCTGCCGGGGCGAGGCACCCGCAACACGCCCGACGGGACCGTGCTCCGCCGGGGCGCGCACGTCGGCGCGAACTGCATCTTGATGAGCCCGAGTTTCGTCAACGTCGGCGCGTACGTCGGCGACGGCACGCTGGTCGACTCCTGCGACACCGTCGGCTCGTGCGCCCAGATCGGTGAGAACGTCAAACTCGGCGCGAACACGCTCGTCGGCGGCGTGCTCGAACCGGTCGAGGACGCCCCGGTCGTCGTCGAGGACGGCGCGTCGCTCGGCGCTGGCTGTCGGGTCACCTCGGGCTTCGTCGTCGGCGAGAACTCGGTGGTCGCCGAGAACACCCTGCTGACCCCGCGGATTCCCGTCTACGACCTGGTCGAGGAGGAGATCGTCTACGGCCACCTCCCGCCGGAGCGGCGGGCGTTCGCCCGGATGGTCGAGTCGTCGGTCGGCGACCACGACCTGTTCGACGGCGGGGCCTACAAGCCCGCGGTCGTGGCGATGGACGTCGAGGAAACCACCCTCGAAGGCGTCGAACGAGAGGAGGCTCTGAGAGAGTCATGA
- the dapB gene encoding 4-hydroxy-tetrahydrodipicolinate reductase, with protein sequence MSVDVAVTGATGQMGRAVIDAAHERDDVSVAFAVNRDPDAEESVAGVSVAPTREFDRLVAERDPDVLVDFTGPESAQNYVAVATEAGVASVVGTTGFDERGEAALVELAEYAPVLKASNFARGVQALLGAVESAVADLPGYDVEVTETHHNRKRDAPSGTANTILDTIESARESSPAGDDSRAENGGEASGERVHGRHGDQPRESGEIGVHARRAGNITGEHEVLVAGNHEEVRLTHRAEDRGVFAEGALDAAVWLAGQEPGYYDFSDVLGGADR encoded by the coding sequence ATGAGCGTCGACGTGGCGGTCACGGGCGCGACCGGGCAGATGGGGCGGGCGGTCATCGACGCCGCGCACGAGCGCGACGACGTCTCCGTCGCGTTCGCTGTCAACCGCGACCCCGACGCCGAGGAGTCGGTCGCGGGCGTGTCCGTCGCCCCGACCCGGGAGTTCGACCGCCTCGTGGCCGAGCGCGACCCCGACGTGCTGGTCGACTTCACGGGTCCCGAGAGTGCCCAGAACTACGTCGCGGTCGCAACCGAGGCGGGCGTCGCCAGCGTCGTCGGCACGACGGGCTTCGACGAACGCGGGGAGGCCGCGCTCGTCGAACTCGCCGAGTACGCCCCGGTGCTGAAGGCCTCGAACTTCGCCCGCGGCGTCCAGGCCCTGCTCGGGGCGGTCGAGTCGGCCGTCGCCGACCTGCCGGGCTACGACGTCGAGGTGACCGAAACCCACCACAACCGCAAGCGCGACGCGCCCAGCGGCACCGCGAACACGATTTTAGACACCATCGAGAGCGCCCGCGAGTCGTCGCCCGCGGGCGACGACTCGCGGGCGGAGAACGGCGGGGAAGCGAGCGGGGAGCGCGTCCACGGCCGGCACGGCGACCAGCCCCGCGAATCGGGCGAAATCGGCGTCCACGCCCGCCGCGCGGGCAACATCACCGGCGAACACGAGGTGCTGGTCGCGGGCAACCACGAGGAGGTTCGACTGACCCACCGCGCGGAGGACCGCGGCGTCTTCGCCGAGGGCGCGCTCGACGCCGCGGTCTGGCTGGCGGGCCAAGAACCCGGCTACTACGACTTCTCGGACGTGCTGGGAGGTGCCGACAGATGA
- the dapA gene encoding 4-hydroxy-tetrahydrodipicolinate synthase — MTRQTSEPFSGVFPAMTTPFRTDDSIDFEQLRTDARRLEAAGVDGLVPVGSTGESATLSHDEHVEVVEAVTDVVDVPVIAGSGSNSTREAVELSRRSAEAGADALLLISPYYNKPEPEGMERHYRTVADEVDVPQIIYNVPSRTGRNIAVETAASLAEHDNVVGYKAASGDLGRIGEVIERTRDRDFSVLSGDDFLTLPMLSLGASGTISVAANVEPERTTALVGAARSGDFETAREVHEELAPLFRALFSETNPIPVKEAMELRDYGPAHLRSPLTRLSEEHRAELAGILAELSDEPTEVEV; from the coding sequence ATGACACGACAGACGAGCGAACCCTTCAGCGGCGTCTTCCCCGCGATGACGACGCCGTTCCGGACGGACGACAGCATCGACTTCGAACAGCTTCGCACAGACGCCCGACGACTCGAAGCCGCGGGCGTCGACGGCCTCGTCCCGGTCGGTTCGACCGGCGAGAGCGCGACCCTGAGCCACGACGAACACGTCGAGGTGGTCGAGGCGGTCACCGACGTGGTCGACGTGCCCGTCATCGCCGGCTCCGGGAGTAACTCCACGCGCGAGGCGGTCGAACTCTCGCGACGTTCGGCGGAGGCGGGCGCCGACGCCTTGCTCCTCATCTCGCCGTACTACAACAAGCCCGAACCCGAGGGGATGGAGCGCCACTACCGGACCGTCGCCGACGAGGTCGACGTCCCCCAGATAATCTACAACGTCCCGAGCCGAACCGGCCGCAACATCGCGGTCGAAACCGCGGCCTCGCTGGCCGAACACGACAACGTCGTGGGCTACAAGGCCGCCAGCGGCGATCTGGGTCGAATCGGCGAGGTGATAGAGCGCACCCGCGACCGGGACTTCTCGGTGCTGTCGGGCGACGACTTCCTCACGCTCCCGATGCTGAGCCTCGGCGCGAGCGGCACCATCAGCGTCGCCGCGAACGTCGAACCCGAGCGCACCACCGCGCTGGTCGGGGCCGCCCGGTCGGGCGACTTCGAGACGGCCCGCGAGGTCCACGAGGAACTCGCGCCGCTGTTCCGCGCGCTGTTCTCCGAGACGAACCCCATCCCGGTGAAGGAGGCGATGGAACTCCGCGACTACGGCCCGGCCCACCTGCGCTCGCCGCTGACGCGACTCTCCGAGGAACACCGGGCAGAACTTGCGGGTATCCTCGCGGAGTTATCCGATGAACCGACTGAGGTAGAAGTATGA
- a CDS encoding metallophosphoesterase family protein: MLVLGDAHADSPDRRRALFAAYRAAEADVALQLGDLLYYDLPVPTYFIAGNNEDFDVIDAMRNGRVESSEVQNGYLLASTVAEVEGLRVAGLSGNYAPSQFDRPRPNLHGERRRHFVHDDVEKAKKLTDVDVLLTHEAPHGLPVSEDYEVGCPHVDELIEALDPDLCLVGHHHQHAETTYGDTRVVSVGPVWKEYYLLDPETLELTAFPTPSA; the protein is encoded by the coding sequence ATGCTCGTCCTCGGAGACGCCCACGCCGACTCGCCCGACAGGCGGCGCGCGCTGTTCGCCGCCTACAGGGCCGCCGAAGCGGACGTGGCGCTGCAACTCGGCGATCTGCTCTACTACGACCTCCCGGTCCCGACCTACTTCATCGCAGGCAACAACGAGGACTTCGACGTCATCGACGCGATGCGCAACGGCCGGGTCGAGAGTTCGGAGGTCCAAAACGGCTACCTGCTGGCGAGCACGGTCGCCGAGGTCGAGGGCCTGCGGGTCGCGGGCCTCTCGGGCAACTACGCGCCGAGTCAGTTCGACCGGCCGCGGCCGAACCTCCACGGCGAGCGCCGCCGCCACTTCGTCCACGACGACGTCGAGAAGGCGAAGAAACTGACCGACGTGGACGTGCTGTTGACCCACGAGGCGCCCCACGGACTTCCCGTCTCCGAGGACTACGAGGTGGGTTGTCCGCACGTGGACGAACTCATCGAGGCGCTCGACCCGGACCTCTGTCTGGTGGGCCACCACCACCAGCACGCCGAGACGACATACGGCGACACCCGGGTCGTCAGCGTGGGTCCCGTCTGGAAGGAGTACTACCTGCTCGACCCCGAGACGCTCGAACTCACCGCGTTTCCGACCCCGTCGGCCTGA